The following proteins come from a genomic window of Elusimicrobiota bacterium:
- a CDS encoding arylesterase → MNKALGVASLFFLFACRPPAPPPAPPAALHVLCFGDSLTAGKDLLDPDRQSYPAVLERRLKEKGHSVRVTNAGQSGDTSFDARARLDYSLTDRPDLVVICLGSNDMFQGKRLEDLEANLTDIARRCRTAGARAVICRMRIFVNFGFGWTARYERIFPRAARAAGAALAPFPLEGVAAQPSMNLPDGIHPNPAGYEKFVDNIFETVEEEIKAIQRKKR, encoded by the coding sequence ATGAATAAGGCCCTGGGCGTCGCGTCGCTTTTTTTCCTTTTCGCCTGCCGCCCGCCCGCGCCGCCCCCCGCGCCGCCGGCGGCCCTCCACGTCCTTTGCTTCGGGGACAGTCTCACCGCCGGCAAGGACCTCCTCGATCCCGATCGCCAGTCCTACCCGGCCGTGTTGGAACGGCGGTTGAAAGAAAAAGGCCACAGCGTCCGCGTCACGAACGCCGGTCAATCGGGGGACACCAGTTTCGACGCCCGCGCCCGGTTGGATTACAGCCTCACGGATCGGCCGGATTTGGTGGTGATCTGCCTGGGCTCCAACGACATGTTCCAGGGAAAACGGTTGGAGGACCTGGAGGCGAATTTGACGGACATCGCGCGCCGCTGTCGGACGGCCGGCGCCCGGGCGGTCATCTGCCGCATGCGGATTTTTGTGAATTTTGGTTTCGGTTGGACCGCCCGTTATGAGAGAATATTCCCGCGGGCCGCGCGCGCGGCCGGGGCGGCCCTGGCCCCGTTCCCGTTGGAGGGGGTGGCGGCCCAGCCGTCGATGAATCTCCCCGACGGCATTCACCCGAACCCCGCCGGCTACGAGAAGTTCGTGGACAATATTTTCGAAACGGTTGAAGAGGAAATCAAAGCGATCCAAAGAAAAAAACGATGA
- a CDS encoding ABC transporter permease: MTPFRFALREIRHRPIHAALFALSVALGSGVLLGLAGFSAAVERGVRQQARELWAADVTVEGTPGLLDEIETWARGRWPGLRAARSVDAVSMVRAGERVGQATLSGITPDYPLYGQIRTGSGRPTADRLKDGVIVAPKILAQWNVAVGDRLLINGFPLPIVDTLDGRTDAPASFFEFAPTVLLALERLQATGLLAPGSRSLNRLYLNAPAGGSVETLYRETRRRAAAEGAEVRTWTTDNPGVFRFIQNSLLYLGFLALLTLTLGGIGVASALQSALGAAMRSTGMLLALGAPRGFLLRLWACWGGLLLALGLVGGLVLGRAVSLLLAALYGDMIPVNVFLGFPGAALFQAALVAGVSTALFAVLPLSRLFDVSPNAVLAWDPPALAPRPRRVVLFAVAAAPVFALLVWFQTGRLGLSVAYVAALAALGALATAFVQGFLFLLRRAPVPASLTARLAQRGLARRGAFQTASAVALGLAFAAVLALGLIQKNLMDQLVKSFPENMPNVFFINLQKQQRDAFRALVGVPIRLFPLVRGRVVAVNGRPVAEIAGRRGGDGDRITREFGLTFGEDLLPTDTVVRGKALWDDEVAGPQVSGFIEHHERFGFNVGDKIEFSVLGRRVAATLVSLRAIDQTVRQPFFYFYFRPGAIDAAPHTHMGGVHLPPERIPPLQQKLARDMPNVTAIDVTEVTRLTGRVLGRLARVVNAVGVFAFGAGLLLLVSSLLAALPERRREAVLYRTLGATGPRVAAVFFVEFLWRGAAASVTALAAGSLAAGAVVHGVMDLPFQTPWAAVFVGLTAATLFLGLFSLAVSLPALRTPPMEVLRYE; this comes from the coding sequence TTGACCCCCTTTCGGTTCGCCCTGCGTGAGATCCGCCACCGTCCGATCCACGCGGCGCTCTTCGCGTTGAGTGTCGCGCTGGGTTCGGGGGTGCTGTTGGGATTGGCGGGGTTTTCCGCCGCTGTGGAGCGGGGCGTCCGCCAGCAGGCCCGGGAACTTTGGGCGGCGGACGTGACGGTGGAGGGGACCCCGGGGTTATTGGACGAAATCGAAACCTGGGCCCGCGGCCGTTGGCCGGGGCTGCGCGCCGCGCGCAGCGTTGACGCCGTGTCCATGGTTCGGGCGGGGGAACGGGTCGGGCAAGCGACGCTGTCGGGGATCACGCCGGATTATCCCCTGTACGGCCAAATCCGCACCGGGTCCGGCCGCCCCACCGCCGATCGGCTAAAAGACGGAGTGATCGTGGCGCCGAAAATCCTCGCCCAGTGGAACGTCGCCGTCGGGGATCGGTTGCTCATCAACGGGTTCCCGCTGCCGATCGTCGACACCTTGGACGGCCGCACCGACGCGCCCGCGTCTTTTTTTGAATTCGCCCCGACCGTGCTTCTGGCGCTCGAGCGGCTCCAGGCCACGGGCCTCCTGGCCCCGGGCAGCCGCAGTCTCAACCGTCTTTACCTCAACGCCCCGGCGGGAGGTTCAGTCGAAACCCTTTACCGCGAGACCCGCCGACGCGCCGCCGCCGAAGGCGCCGAGGTGCGTACCTGGACCACCGACAACCCCGGGGTATTTCGGTTCATCCAAAACTCGCTCTTGTATTTGGGCTTTTTGGCGCTTCTCACCCTCACCCTGGGGGGGATCGGGGTGGCGAGCGCGCTGCAATCCGCGCTGGGCGCGGCGATGCGATCGACGGGCATGCTGTTGGCCCTGGGAGCGCCCCGGGGGTTTCTTCTCCGCCTGTGGGCCTGTTGGGGCGGTTTGTTGCTCGCCCTTGGCCTGGTCGGCGGCCTGGTCCTCGGGCGGGCGGTGTCGTTGCTTTTGGCCGCCCTTTACGGCGACATGATTCCCGTCAATGTGTTCTTGGGATTCCCCGGGGCGGCCCTGTTCCAGGCGGCCCTGGTGGCGGGTGTGTCGACCGCCCTGTTCGCGGTGTTGCCGTTGTCCCGCCTCTTTGACGTTTCGCCCAACGCGGTGTTGGCGTGGGACCCGCCCGCCCTGGCGCCGCGCCCCCGGCGCGTGGTCTTGTTCGCCGTCGCCGCGGCGCCGGTGTTCGCGCTTTTGGTTTGGTTCCAAACGGGCCGCCTGGGTTTGTCCGTGGCCTATGTCGCGGCCCTGGCCGCCCTCGGGGCGTTGGCGACCGCTTTCGTCCAGGGGTTTCTGTTCCTGCTCCGCCGCGCCCCGGTGCCCGCGTCGCTCACGGCGCGTCTGGCCCAGCGGGGGCTGGCCCGTCGGGGCGCCTTTCAAACCGCCTCCGCCGTGGCCCTCGGTTTGGCTTTCGCGGCCGTGTTGGCGCTGGGGTTGATACAAAAGAACCTGATGGACCAGCTGGTGAAATCTTTTCCCGAAAACATGCCGAACGTGTTTTTCATCAACCTTCAAAAGCAGCAGCGGGACGCTTTTCGGGCGCTTGTGGGGGTGCCCATCCGCCTTTTTCCCTTGGTGCGCGGGCGGGTGGTGGCCGTGAACGGACGGCCCGTCGCGGAGATCGCGGGGCGCCGGGGCGGCGACGGCGACCGGATCACCCGGGAGTTCGGCCTCACTTTTGGCGAGGATTTGCTGCCCACGGACACGGTGGTCCGGGGGAAAGCCCTGTGGGACGATGAGGTGGCGGGGCCGCAGGTCTCGGGATTCATCGAGCACCATGAGCGTTTCGGTTTCAACGTCGGGGACAAAATCGAATTTAGCGTTCTGGGGCGTCGCGTCGCCGCCACGTTGGTGTCCCTCCGGGCGATCGATCAAACGGTGCGTCAGCCGTTTTTTTATTTTTATTTCCGTCCGGGGGCGATCGACGCCGCGCCCCACACCCACATGGGCGGCGTCCATTTGCCGCCGGAGCGGATCCCCCCGCTCCAGCAAAAGCTCGCGCGGGACATGCCCAACGTCACGGCCATCGACGTGACCGAAGTGACGCGCTTGACGGGCCGCGTGCTGGGGCGGTTGGCCCGGGTGGTGAACGCCGTCGGGGTGTTCGCGTTCGGGGCGGGGTTGTTGCTGCTCGTGTCGAGCCTGCTCGCGGCGTTGCCCGAACGGCGCCGGGAGGCGGTGCTTTACCGCACCCTTGGGGCCACCGGCCCCCGCGTGGCGGCCGTGTTTTTCGTGGAGTTCCTTTGGCGGGGCGCCGCCGCCTCCGTCACCGCCCTGGCCGCGGGGTCACTCGCCGCCGGGGCGGTGGTCCACGGCGTCATGGATCTGCCGTTTCAAACGCCCTGGGCCGCCGTGTTCGTCGGCTTGACGGCCGCGACGCTGTTTTTGGGACTCTTTTCGCTCGCCGTGTCCCTTCCGGCCCTGCGCACGCCCCCCATGGAGGTTTTGCGTTATGAATAA
- a CDS encoding CoA-binding protein, with product MSEPKTKTVAVIGAGGDPARYANKSVRAHLKAGYTVYPVHPRETIVEGLRVFRSIRDVPEPLDRVTVYIPPGALLAILPDIAAKKPREVFLNPGTESPAVVDAAQKLGLNAIQACSIVDLGYAAPSL from the coding sequence ATGAGCGAACCCAAGACCAAAACCGTTGCGGTCATCGGCGCCGGCGGCGATCCCGCCCGGTACGCGAACAAATCCGTCCGCGCGCACCTTAAAGCCGGTTACACGGTCTATCCCGTCCACCCCCGCGAAACCATCGTCGAGGGTCTGCGGGTTTTTCGCTCCATCCGGGATGTTCCCGAACCCCTGGACCGGGTGACCGTTTACATTCCCCCCGGCGCACTGTTGGCGATTTTGCCCGACATCGCCGCGAAGAAGCCCCGGGAGGTTTTTTTAAATCCCGGGACCGAAAGCCCCGCCGTTGTGGACGCCGCCCAAAAATTGGGGCTTAACGCGATTCAAGCCTGCAGCATCGTCGATCTCGGGTATGCGGCCCCTTCTCTTTAG
- a CDS encoding glycosyltransferase family 2 protein: MPCLNEARTVGLCVKKAAGFLSAQGLRGEVIVADNGSTDGSQDIAAAAGARVVPVARKGYGAALMGGVEAARGAWVIMGDADDSYDFSNLGGFLEPLRAGADVVMGNRFRGGIAPGAMPPLHRYFGTPLLSALSRFFFRVPVGDVQCGLRAFRRQGVLDLRLRTTGMEWASEMLLKSALAGRRFAEIPITLHKDGRGRPPHLRTWRDGWRNLRFYLLYSPGWVFWFPALVMVAFGALLLAALAGGPRQFRGLVLDIHTYFYGAVFVTAGAQAFLFGVFAKIYAFQEGLIPSEKWLGRVGRWLTPESGLALGLVLLAAGLTGSVIAVLDWRATGYGNLDPARTLRFIIPSGMAILLGTQTVFTGFFLGLLAMRKDRPPSGDGSPFL; encoded by the coding sequence ATGCCCTGCCTCAACGAAGCCCGCACCGTGGGCCTTTGCGTGAAAAAGGCCGCGGGGTTCCTGTCGGCGCAGGGACTGCGCGGGGAGGTGATCGTCGCGGACAACGGCAGCACGGACGGTTCGCAAGACATCGCGGCGGCCGCCGGCGCCCGGGTTGTCCCGGTCGCCCGCAAAGGCTACGGCGCGGCCCTGATGGGCGGCGTCGAGGCCGCGCGGGGCGCGTGGGTCATCATGGGCGACGCCGACGACAGTTACGATTTTTCCAACTTGGGCGGGTTCCTCGAGCCGCTGCGCGCCGGGGCCGACGTTGTGATGGGCAACCGGTTCCGCGGCGGCATCGCCCCGGGCGCCATGCCGCCCCTCCACCGTTATTTCGGCACCCCGCTTCTGAGCGCGTTGAGCCGTTTTTTCTTCCGCGTGCCCGTGGGCGATGTTCAGTGCGGGCTGCGGGCCTTTCGTCGGCAGGGCGTTCTGGATTTGCGCTTGCGAACGACCGGCATGGAATGGGCCAGCGAAATGCTTCTCAAATCCGCCCTGGCCGGCCGACGGTTCGCGGAGATTCCGATAACCCTGCACAAAGACGGTCGCGGGCGGCCGCCGCATCTGCGCACCTGGCGCGACGGCTGGCGCAACCTGCGTTTTTATCTGCTTTACAGCCCGGGTTGGGTGTTTTGGTTTCCGGCGTTGGTGATGGTCGCTTTCGGCGCGCTGTTGCTGGCGGCACTGGCCGGCGGCCCCCGCCAATTCCGCGGCCTGGTGTTGGACATCCACACCTACTTCTACGGCGCGGTGTTCGTCACCGCCGGGGCGCAGGCCTTTCTCTTCGGGGTGTTCGCGAAAATCTACGCGTTTCAGGAGGGTTTGATTCCATCGGAGAAATGGCTGGGGCGCGTGGGGCGCTGGCTAACGCCGGAATCGGGCCTTGCCCTGGGGCTGGTTTTGTTGGCGGCCGGGTTGACGGGCTCCGTGATCGCGGTGCTGGATTGGCGCGCGACCGGCTACGGGAACCTCGATCCGGCCCGCACGCTCCGCTTCATCATCCCGTCGGGGATGGCAATCCTGCTGGGGACCCAAACGGTGTTCACGGGGTTCTTCCTCGGGCTTTTGGCGATGCGCAAGGACCGCCCCCCTTCGGGGGACGGGTCACCGTTTCTTTAA
- a CDS encoding ABC transporter ATP-binding protein, giving the protein MNGPLLRARGLRKTYPTARGPLDVLAGLDIDIASGEFVAILGASGSGKSTLLSLLAGLDRPTGGEILLDGERLDGRPEREMARIRREKIGFVFQAFHLVPSLTVLENVFLPSAFRDGRGNEGPARALLEKLGLSDRAEHFPDQLSGGEKQRAALARALVNQPKIVFADEPTGNLDAANARRGLDLLEANARADGRALVLVTHDVDIAARADRRLLLKNGALSSL; this is encoded by the coding sequence ATGAACGGTCCGTTGTTGCGCGCGCGGGGACTCCGGAAAACTTACCCCACCGCGCGCGGACCCTTGGACGTCCTGGCCGGACTCGACATCGACATCGCCTCCGGCGAATTCGTCGCGATTTTGGGCGCCTCCGGCTCCGGGAAGTCCACCCTGTTGTCCCTGCTGGCCGGTTTGGATCGTCCCACCGGGGGGGAAATCCTGTTGGACGGGGAGCGGTTGGACGGGCGCCCGGAACGGGAAATGGCGCGGATCCGACGGGAAAAAATCGGGTTTGTTTTCCAGGCGTTCCATCTGGTGCCCAGTCTGACGGTCCTGGAGAATGTGTTCCTGCCGAGCGCGTTCCGCGACGGGCGGGGAAACGAGGGGCCGGCCCGGGCCCTGCTTGAAAAACTCGGGCTGAGCGACCGGGCGGAGCATTTTCCCGATCAGCTGTCCGGCGGGGAAAAACAGCGCGCCGCCCTGGCGCGCGCCCTCGTCAATCAACCGAAAATTGTTTTCGCCGATGAGCCCACGGGCAACTTGGACGCCGCCAACGCCCGCCGGGGTCTGGATCTCCTGGAGGCCAACGCCCGGGCGGACGGGCGCGCCCTGGTGCTCGTCACCCACGACGTCGACATCGCGGCCCGGGCCGACCGCCGATTGCTGCTGAAAAACGGCGCCCTTTCCTCCCTTTGA
- the rnr gene encoding ribonuclease R: MKHRRFHRSKQNTPTSRPGARAPRPTAPTAKAASGPAAVAAPVVEGVLQRKPRFGFVLSETPGRPDLFVAGPSLNLAMNGDRVRARVTRAGGRPEGEILLVLERAHSTVVGTYQPARGAGRPLLRPEDNGAPVEVTDLNGLAPADDDLCVVKITRWPAAGTAPAGTLLEILGRRDDPAADLKFLLRKHGIADVFPSEVEREAASFGDDVPPDAWAGRRSFFDVPVFTIDGADAKDFDDAVSLEKRPQGWRLGVHIADVSHYVREGRPLDEEARRRSTSVYLSGAVVPMLPFPLSDNLCSLRPHVPRLTLTCLMDLDEQGRVVHHELHESVIRSARRFTYEEIETLLQGQAAIDVSGPVRGAVLEMGRLARTLRERRAARGSLDFDFPEPYIVVDDRGWPVDARRRERGESHRLIEEFMLLANETVAQSMSSAPFLYRVHEKPDPAKMEALEKTLRAVGVVVPTGLHDGKPDALQKVLAMVKGKPVEPVVNMMILRSLKQAVYAPKNAGHFGLASRAYTHFTSPIRRYPDLLVHRLVKERLGGDLNPGRQEVWKARLGAWTADASARERVAVEAEREFLDLKRAQLMTRRVGETFDAVITGVTSFGMFVQPTEVFVEGLVPVAGLADDYYIYDELRSQLRGRRTGQTYRLGQKVRVRLAAANTEKRQLDFALETPPRGPLKKR, encoded by the coding sequence ATGAAGCACCGACGCTTTCACCGTTCGAAACAAAACACGCCGACGTCCCGGCCCGGCGCCCGCGCGCCGCGTCCGACGGCTCCCACGGCGAAAGCCGCTTCCGGACCCGCGGCGGTCGCCGCGCCGGTCGTTGAGGGCGTTTTGCAACGAAAGCCCCGTTTCGGTTTTGTGCTTTCGGAAACCCCGGGCCGACCGGACCTGTTCGTTGCCGGGCCCTCCCTGAACCTCGCCATGAACGGCGACCGCGTGCGGGCGCGGGTGACGCGGGCGGGCGGGCGCCCCGAGGGGGAGATCCTGCTGGTGCTTGAGCGCGCCCACAGCACGGTCGTGGGGACCTACCAACCCGCCCGGGGCGCCGGACGGCCCTTGTTGCGTCCGGAGGACAACGGCGCGCCCGTGGAAGTCACGGACCTCAACGGGCTCGCGCCCGCCGACGACGACCTCTGCGTCGTCAAGATCACCCGTTGGCCCGCCGCGGGCACCGCGCCCGCCGGCACGCTGTTGGAGATCCTGGGGCGTCGCGACGACCCCGCGGCCGACCTCAAATTCCTTTTGCGCAAACACGGCATCGCCGACGTCTTTCCTTCCGAGGTGGAACGGGAAGCGGCCTCGTTCGGGGACGACGTGCCCCCGGACGCCTGGGCGGGGCGTCGTTCGTTTTTTGACGTCCCCGTGTTCACGATCGACGGCGCGGACGCCAAGGATTTCGACGACGCCGTGTCCCTCGAAAAACGGCCCCAGGGGTGGCGTCTGGGCGTGCACATCGCGGACGTGTCCCATTACGTCCGGGAGGGCCGTCCCCTGGACGAGGAAGCCCGCCGGCGCAGCACCAGCGTCTACCTGTCCGGCGCGGTGGTCCCCATGCTGCCCTTCCCCTTGTCCGACAACCTGTGCTCCCTGCGGCCCCACGTGCCCCGTCTGACGCTGACCTGCCTGATGGATTTGGACGAGCAGGGACGCGTGGTCCACCACGAACTGCACGAAAGCGTGATCCGCAGCGCCCGCCGGTTCACCTACGAAGAGATCGAGACGTTGCTGCAGGGCCAGGCCGCCATCGACGTCTCGGGGCCCGTGCGCGGGGCGGTCCTGGAAATGGGCCGCCTGGCCCGTACGCTCCGTGAGCGCCGCGCGGCCCGCGGGTCCTTGGACTTCGATTTTCCCGAACCCTACATCGTCGTTGACGACCGCGGCTGGCCCGTGGACGCCCGCCGCCGCGAACGCGGCGAAAGCCACCGCCTGATCGAGGAATTCATGCTGTTGGCGAACGAGACGGTGGCCCAATCCATGTCGAGCGCGCCGTTCCTCTACCGCGTCCACGAAAAACCGGATCCGGCAAAAATGGAGGCCCTGGAGAAAACCCTGCGCGCCGTGGGCGTGGTCGTGCCGACGGGCCTGCACGACGGCAAGCCCGACGCGCTCCAAAAAGTGTTGGCCATGGTGAAGGGGAAACCCGTGGAACCCGTCGTGAACATGATGATATTGAGGAGTCTCAAACAGGCGGTTTACGCGCCCAAAAACGCCGGGCATTTCGGATTGGCCTCCCGCGCCTACACGCATTTCACATCGCCCATTCGCCGGTATCCGGATTTGCTGGTTCACCGGCTCGTCAAGGAACGGTTGGGCGGCGACCTCAACCCCGGCCGGCAAGAGGTGTGGAAAGCGCGGCTCGGGGCCTGGACGGCCGACGCGTCGGCCCGCGAGCGGGTGGCGGTGGAGGCGGAGCGGGAGTTTTTGGATTTGAAACGGGCGCAGCTCATGACCCGCCGTGTGGGGGAAACCTTCGACGCGGTCATCACGGGGGTCACCAGTTTCGGTATGTTCGTCCAACCCACGGAAGTGTTTGTGGAAGGTTTGGTGCCGGTGGCCGGTCTGGCGGACGATTATTACATCTACGACGAATTGCGGTCCCAGTTGCGGGGCCGGCGCACCGGTCAAACCTACCGCCTGGGCCAAAAGGTGCGCGTGCGTTTGGCGGCGGCCAACACCGAAAAGCGCCAGCTCGATTTCGCCTTGGAAACGCCGCCGCGGGGGCCGTTAAAGAAACGGTGA
- a CDS encoding AAA family ATPase, whose amino-acid sequence MADTKTHFKDFQELIDIERDAEKEENKRELDRWPIEMREQLGKTVSRLVIERQDVGVGGLPLLVLSRPVQGEALAPFHAMDAGDVVRVTFVNDNFSREGTLYAVDEYRATVALKEELREPPVGKCRIDLLGSDATHKRMRRALDIAARAAGRLAELRDVLLGHVPAAGEAAADLSYHNLDLNEFQQNAVRTALGAKDVALIHGPPGTGKTTVLIELIRQAVDRGQWVLATAPSNIAVDNMLEKLLEAGLRVVRLGHPARTLESLRHATLMAQLDEHPDQKVIRIMEEDRERLAFKRFRQRDRLSPEEDRAMKREIKALWKEAEAMEKSLSKRIIQKAQVVLATHGGIGPLLASERFDMVCLDEASQSTEPLSWVPLLLAKKAVLAGDPLQLPPTLYSRDAADRGLKVTLMERLQKQLPGEFQTLLRVQYRMNETIMGFSSTRFYDGKLIAHDRVKDHSLLDCPDIAPTPLTSAKLVFVDTAGTGFNETWNELLDSRENTGEADLIWKLWEELAAAGVEPWEAALITPYGAQARLLRRSAPAGLEVGTVDGFQGREKEVILLSLVRSNDAGEVGFLSDTRRMNVAMTRARRLLVVVGDSATIGRHSFYSAFLDYVQANGEHRSAWEWAKK is encoded by the coding sequence GTGGCCGACACCAAGACCCACTTCAAGGATTTTCAGGAACTCATCGACATCGAGCGCGACGCCGAAAAAGAAGAGAACAAGCGTGAGCTCGACCGTTGGCCCATCGAGATGCGCGAGCAGCTGGGCAAAACCGTTTCGCGGCTGGTGATTGAACGGCAGGACGTGGGGGTCGGGGGGTTGCCGTTGTTGGTGCTGTCCCGGCCGGTCCAGGGCGAGGCCCTGGCCCCCTTTCACGCCATGGACGCGGGGGACGTCGTCCGCGTCACTTTCGTGAACGACAACTTCAGTCGCGAGGGCACCCTGTACGCCGTGGACGAATACCGCGCGACAGTGGCCCTGAAGGAGGAATTGCGTGAACCCCCGGTGGGCAAATGCCGCATCGATCTGCTGGGGTCGGACGCGACCCACAAACGCATGCGCCGCGCCCTGGACATCGCGGCCCGGGCCGCGGGTCGGCTGGCGGAACTCCGCGACGTCCTCCTGGGCCATGTCCCGGCGGCGGGCGAAGCCGCGGCGGACCTTTCCTATCACAACCTTGATTTGAACGAATTTCAACAAAACGCGGTGCGGACCGCCCTGGGCGCCAAGGACGTGGCCTTGATCCACGGCCCCCCGGGCACGGGCAAAACCACGGTGTTAATCGAATTGATCCGCCAAGCGGTGGACCGGGGCCAGTGGGTTCTGGCCACGGCCCCCTCCAACATCGCGGTGGACAACATGTTGGAAAAACTCCTGGAGGCCGGATTGCGGGTGGTGCGGCTCGGCCACCCGGCCCGGACCCTGGAATCCCTGCGCCACGCCACGCTGATGGCTCAGCTCGACGAACACCCGGACCAAAAGGTGATTCGCATCATGGAGGAGGACAGGGAAAGATTGGCTTTCAAACGGTTTCGCCAGCGCGACCGCCTGTCGCCCGAAGAGGATCGCGCCATGAAACGGGAGATCAAGGCCCTCTGGAAAGAGGCGGAAGCGATGGAAAAGTCCCTTTCAAAACGCATCATTCAAAAAGCCCAGGTGGTCCTGGCGACCCACGGCGGCATCGGTCCCCTGTTGGCCTCCGAGCGGTTCGATATGGTGTGTTTGGACGAAGCCAGCCAATCCACGGAGCCCCTTTCCTGGGTGCCCTTGCTCCTCGCTAAAAAAGCGGTTCTCGCGGGGGACCCCCTGCAATTGCCGCCGACCCTGTATTCCCGGGACGCGGCGGACCGGGGGCTGAAAGTGACCCTGATGGAGCGGCTTCAAAAACAGCTCCCGGGTGAGTTTCAAACCTTGCTGCGCGTGCAGTACCGCATGAACGAAACGATCATGGGCTTCTCCTCGACGCGGTTTTACGACGGTAAGCTGATCGCCCACGACCGCGTGAAGGACCACAGCCTCTTGGATTGCCCGGACATCGCCCCCACGCCCCTCACCAGCGCCAAGCTGGTGTTCGTCGACACCGCGGGCACCGGGTTCAACGAAACCTGGAACGAGCTCCTGGACAGCCGCGAGAACACGGGGGAGGCCGATCTGATTTGGAAGTTGTGGGAGGAACTGGCCGCCGCCGGGGTGGAGCCCTGGGAGGCCGCCTTGATCACTCCCTACGGGGCGCAGGCGCGTTTGCTCCGCCGCAGCGCCCCCGCGGGTCTGGAGGTGGGCACGGTGGATGGGTTCCAGGGGCGGGAAAAAGAGGTCATTCTTTTGTCCTTGGTTCGCTCGAATGACGCCGGGGAGGTGGGGTTTTTATCGGACACACGGCGCATGAATGTGGCCATGACCCGGGCGAGACGTTTGTTGGTTGTGGTTGGCGATTCGGCCACCATCGGTCGACATTCATTTTACAGCGCTTTTTTGGACTATGTCCAAGCCAACGGGGAGCACCGCAGCGCCTGGGAATGGGCAAAAAAATAA